From Pan troglodytes isolate AG18354 chromosome 11, NHGRI_mPanTro3-v2.0_pri, whole genome shotgun sequence, the proteins below share one genomic window:
- the NIPSNAP3A gene encoding protein NipSnap homolog 3A: MLVLRSALTRALASRTLAPQMCSSFATGPRQYDGIFYEFRSYYLKPSKMNEFLENFEKNAHLRTAHSELVGYWSVEFGGRMNTVFHIWKYDNFAHRTEVRKALAKDKEWQEQFLIPNLALIDKQESEITYLVPWCKLEKPPKEGVYELATFQMKPGGPALWGDAFKRAVHAHVNLGYTKLVGVFHTEYGALNRVHVLWWNESADSRAAGRHKSHEDPRVVAAVRESVNYLVSQQNMLLIPTSFSPLK; the protein is encoded by the exons ATGCTCGTCCTCAGAAGCGCCCTGACTCGGGCGCTGGCCTCACGGACGCTGGCGCCTCAG ATGTGCTCATCTTTTGCTACGGGACCCAGACAATACGATGGAATATTCTATGAATTTCGTTCTTATTACCTTAAGCCCTCAAAGATGAATGAGTTCCtggaaaattttgagaaaaacGCTCATCTTCGAACAGCTCACTCTGAATTGGTTGGATACTGGAGTGTAGAATTTGGAGGCAGAATGAATACAGTGTTTCATATTTGGAAGTATG ATAATTTTGCTCATCGAACTGAAGTTCGGAAAGCCTTGGCCAAAGATAAGGAATGGCAAGAACAATTCCTCATTCCAAATTTGGCTCTCATTGATAAACAAGAGAGTGAGATTACTTATCTGGTACCATGGTGCAAATTAGAAAAACCTCCAAAAGAAG GAGTCTATGAACTGGCCACTTTTCAGATGAAACCTGGTGGGCCAGCTCTGTGGGGTGATGCATTTAAAAGGGCAGTTCATGCTCATGTCAATCTAGGCTACACAAAACTAGTTGGAGTGTTCCACACAGAGTACGGAGCACTCAACAGAG TTCATGTTCTTTGGTGGAATGAGAGTGCAGATAGTCGTGCAGCTGGGAGACATAAGTCCCATGAGGATCCCAGAGTTGTGGCAGCTG ttCGGGAAAGTGTCAACTACCTAGTATCTCAGCAGAATATGCTTCTGATTCCTACATCGTTTTCACCACTGAAATAG